A genomic region of Raphanus sativus cultivar WK10039 chromosome 6, ASM80110v3, whole genome shotgun sequence contains the following coding sequences:
- the LOC108813263 gene encoding auxin-induced in root cultures protein 12 has translation MAPHSSLLFILAVACFSSLISPATSQTCSTQNVLSAEKTPFQTCLDLPELESYLHYTYNATNSSLSVAFVATPSRSDGWIAWAINPAATTMSGSQAFLAYGSGPGAPPVVKTYNISGYNLTEGRLAFDFWNLRAESLHGGRIAIFATVKVPAGAGSVNQVWQVGGNVTNGRVGVHPFSPPNLNSRAVLNLTGTTGAGGGGSKTPGNAGWMTTNVNFGVNLGVLVLLGTIFIF, from the coding sequence ATGGCTCCtcattcttctcttcttttcatcCTAGCCGTTGCTTGCTTCTCCTCTCTTATTTCACCGGCGACTTCACAAACATGCTCCACACAGAACGTACTCTCCGCCGAGAAAACTCCGTTCCAGACATGCCTAGACCTCCCCGAACTCGAGTCCTACCTCCACTACACTTACAACGCCACCAACTCATCTCTCTCCGTCGCCTTCGTCGCAACTCCGTCTCGCTCCGACGGCTGGATCGCCTGGGCCATCAACCCCGCGGCGACCACGATGAGCGGCTCACAGGCCTTCCTCGCCTACGGATCCGGACCGGGCGCGCCTCCCGTCGTGAAGACGTACAACATCAGCGGATACAATCTCACCGAAGGGAGGCTCGCCTTCGACTTCTGGAACCTGCGCGCCGAATCTTTGCACGGCGGTAGGATCGCGATTTTCGCGACGGTGAAGGTTCCGGCGGGAGCTGGGAGTGTGAATCAGGTGTGGCAGGTCGGTGGCAATGTGACGAATGGTCGTGTTGGAGTGCATCCTTTTAGTCCGCCGAATTTGAACTCTAGAGCCGTGCTGAATTTGACCGGTACGACCGGCGCTGGTGGTGGTGGCTCAAAAACTCCGGGGAATGCGGGGTGGATGACGACGAACGTAAATTTTGGGGTTAATTTGGGAGTTTTGGTTTTGTTGGGgactatatttattttctga